Proteins co-encoded in one Microcebus murinus isolate Inina chromosome 5, M.murinus_Inina_mat1.0, whole genome shotgun sequence genomic window:
- the ABRACL gene encoding costars family protein ABRACL: protein MNVDHEVNLLVEEIHRLGSKNADGKLSVKFGVLFRDDKCANLFEALVGTLKAAKRRKIVTYPGELLLQGVHDDVDIILLQD, encoded by the exons ATGAATGTGGATCATGAAGTTAACCTCTTAGTGGAGGAAATTCATCGTTTGGGTTCAAAAA atGCTGATGGAAAGTTAAGTGTGAAATTTGGGGTCCTCTTCCGAGATGACAAATGTGCCAACCTCTTTGAAGCATTGGTAGGAACTCTCAAAGCTGCAAAACGAAGGAAGATTGTTACGTACCCAGGAGAGCTACTTTTGCAAGGTGTTCATGACGATGTTGACATTATATTGCTGCAGGATTAA